The Geotrypetes seraphini chromosome 8, aGeoSer1.1, whole genome shotgun sequence genome includes a region encoding these proteins:
- the LOC117364937 gene encoding histone H2A type 1 yields the protein MSGRGKQGGKARAKAKTRSSRAGLQFPVGRVHRLLRKGNYAERVGAGAPVYLAAVLEYLTAEILELAGNAARDNKKTRIIPRHLQLAIRNDEELNKLLGKVTIAQGGVLPNIQAVLLPKKTESHKAAKGK from the coding sequence ATGTCTGGGCGCGGCAAACAAGGAGGGAAGGCTCGAGCTAAAGCCAAGACTCGCTCGTCCCGAGCAGGGCTGCAGTTTCCCGTAGGGCGGGTGCACAGACTGCTGAGGAAGGGCAACTATGCTGAGCGGGTGGGTGCCGGCGCCCCGGTCTATCTGGCAGCGGTGCTGGAGTATCTGACCGCTGAGATCTTAGAGCTGGCCGGCAATGCCGCGCGCGATAACAAGAAGACTCGGATCATCCCCAGGCACTTGCAGCTGGCCATCCGCAACGATGAAGAACTGAATAAGCTGCTGGGGAAAGTCACCATCGCGCAGGGCGGCGTCCTGCCTAACATCCAGGCTGTGCTACTGCCCAAGAAAACCGAGAGCCACAAAGCGGCCAAAGGCAAATAA
- the LOC117364951 gene encoding histone H2B type 2-E-like has protein sequence MPEPAKSAPAAKKGSKKAVSKTQKKDGKKYKRRRKESYGIYIYKVLKQVHPDTGISSKAMGIMNSFVSDIFERIAGEASRLAHYNKRSTITSREIQTAVRLLLPGELAKHAVSEGTKAVTKYTSSK, from the coding sequence ATGCCCGAGCCAGCCAAATCAGCTCCAGCagccaagaaaggctccaagaaaGCCGTGAGCAAGACTCAGAAAAAAGATGGGAAAAAATACAAGCGACGAAGGAAGGAAAGCTAcggtatttatatatataaagtgctGAAGCAGGTTCATCCCGACACCGGCATTTCCTCCAAGGCTATGGGCATCATGAACTCCTTCGTGAGTGACATCTTCGAGCGCATCGCCGGAGAAGCCTCCCGCCTCGCTCATTACAACAAGCGCTCCACCATCACCTCCAGGGAGATCCAGACCGCAGTGCGCCTCCTGCTGCCCGGTGAACTGGCCAAACACGCCGTGTCCGAGGGCACCAAGGCAGTCACCAAGTACACCAGCTCCAAGTAA